The following are encoded together in the Coffea arabica cultivar ET-39 chromosome 1c, Coffea Arabica ET-39 HiFi, whole genome shotgun sequence genome:
- the LOC113729588 gene encoding uncharacterized protein isoform X2 yields MECHLELNRNLRDQELLQVVYSQSSHQTCQSTKLGDRFKLDRNGNSSADFHPKIVRNLDNVSQKPRALHRKQRARSKADELVRYMSSLPSYLEAGENLQEKALNVGVLEWRRLEKWQYNHRQVAERSSKSSPSNSNASLFSSTEGSSSNSGRGHSCSPINQMMHRPSLDSNRNTSPNRVSSPSLGTKSFQRNGGKFQDLGASSSNYLKVSQSILSTHQCFSKYTENRGKECKTPDHDPVGISEKELQELEKHSSISNLNGKLKFHVHEHSKEKESLQIPCCKPNSVHDSMNGQPLVVLHQPKEVLEIRSAASLNQSDSTGKLAQGSIEASRHSFSDNSNSDVHELSSDIPRSCPLPREVITPRDAQIQQPCSAAESTTRFSSDLLPYSKVSASPSRSRNLERKKSSRTLDCSAEAPNLKMETEEDRKVRHPSPIRRLMGRIGRSSKDTPCALQRNLETDRICSKEAETSVSSVDSSCDKSNVTGKGRSSPLRRLIDPLLKPRASNLDHSFGSPQRDSSPIDRAGKLSKGRGESAARHSLKVRLDLGSCKTIDIDHPQDIGKCGSSTVQALLQVAVKNGLPLFTFAVDNSSEILAATMSKLGPGKKDANSWVYTFFTVHEMKKRNGSWLNQGSKDRAHGYIPNVVAQMKVSDVASTKLIGQNLADQCTVREFVLLAAQKRRGDRQALDVQANDELTAIVLNLPKMAVRNLSEGDQRTCEVEKLSMVDLKVPSLDFCRFSESRDVEESGCFAGSVDPSGLTVVLPGGDHGIPSKGEPSPLIERWRSGGSCDCGGWDVGCRIKVLSTQFGVTSGSAKAQSSTKKFQLYCQERGLDERPIFSLSPFKDGIYSVEFDSSVKFLQAFSICIAYLNGFQPAKFSEFGYLSENKSSEERTFSETDEPKVFNGDQQEYPASNIYHPPVSPVGRV; encoded by the exons ATGGAATGTCATTTGGAGCTCAATAGAAACTTGAGGGACCAGGAACTCTTGCAGGTAGTCTACAGTCAATCATCACACCAAACATGCCAAAGTACAAAACTGGGAGATAGGTTCAAACTAGACAGGAATGGCAACTCTTCTGCAGATTTTCATCCTAAAATAGTGAGAAATTTGGACAATGTATCACAAAAGCCACGAGCACTTCACCGAAAGCAACGAGCTAGGAGTAAGGCAGATGAACTTGTTAGATACATGTCAAGTTTGCCAAGTTATTTGGAGGCAGGAGAAAACCTCCAGGAGAAAGCTTTGAATGTTGGGGTCCTTGAATGGCGCCGTCTAGAGAAGTGGCAGTATAACCACAGACAGGTTGCCGAACGAAGTTCCAAGTCTTCGCCATCCAACAGCAATGcctcattgttttcctcaacagAGGGATCATCCTCCAATTCTGGCAGAGGTCATAGCTGCTCTCCTATCAACCAGATGATGCACCGCCCTAGTCTGGATTCTAATCGAAACACATCTCCTAACAGAGTCTCCTCCCCCTCCCTAGGCACCAAATCCTTCCAGAGAAATGGTGGAAAGTTCCAAGATCTTGGAGCTAGCTCGAGTAACTACTTGAAAGTGTCACAGAGTATCCTCAGCACACATCAGTGTTTTAGCAAGTACACGGAGAACCGGGGTAAAGAGTGCAAAACCCCAGATCATGATCCGGTAGGTATTTCTGAGAAGGAGCTACAAGAACTAGAAAAGCATAGTTCCATCTCAAATTTGAATGGAAAACTGAAGTTCCATGTCCATGAACATTcgaaggaaaaggaaagcttgcaAATTCCTTGTTGTAAGCCTAATTCTGTTCATGACAGCATGAATGGACAGCCACTAGTGGTACTCCATCAGCCAAAAGAAGTACTAGAAATTAGATCTGCTGCATCGTTGAATCAATCTGATTCAACAGGAAAACTGGCCCAGGGATCAATCGAAGCTAGTCGACATAGCTTTTCTGATAATTCTAATTCTGATGTCCATGAGCTCTCTTCTGATATACCTCGCTCTTGTCCACTTCCTCGTGAAGTTATTACCCCAAGGGATGCGCAGATCCAACAACCCTGTTCCGCAGCTGAAAGCACTACGAGGTTTTCCTCTGACCTATTACCATATTCTAAAGTCTCAGCTAGTCCGAGCAGAAGTAGAAATCTGGAAAGGAAGAAGTCAAGCAGAACACTTGATTGTTCAGCTGAGGCACCAAACCTGAAAATGGAGACTGAAGAGGATAGGAAAGTCAGACATCCTTCCCCAATCCGCCGATTAATGGGTAGGATAGGCAGGAGCTCAAAAGACACACCATGTGCTCTACAGAGAAATCTTGAGACTGATAGAATTTGCTCCAAGGAGGCTGAAACCTCCGTTTCCTCAGTTGATTCATCTTGCGACAAATCAAATGTCACTGGAAAAGGAAGGTCCAGTCCTTTGAGAAGACTGATAGACCCATTACTTAAGCCCAGGGCCAGCAACCTTGACCACTCTTTTGGTTCACCACAGAGAGATTCCTCACCAATAGACAGGGCGGGTAAATTATCCAAGGGGCGAGGAGAGTCTGCTGCTCGACATTCTTTGAAAGTGAGGTTAGATCTTGGGAGCTGCAAAACAATTGACATTGATCATCCACAAGACATTGGAAAATGTGGCTCATCAACAGTACAAGCGCTTCTGCAGGTAGCAGTAAAGAATGGACTCCCTCTATTTACATTTGCAGTTGATAATAGTAGCGAAATTTTAGCAGCCACAATGAGTAAGCTAGGTCCTGGTAAAAAGGATGCTAACAGTTGGGTGTATACTTTCTTCACTGTTCATGAAATGAAGAAAAGGAATGGTAGTTGGTTAAACCAGGGAAGTAAAGATAGAGCTCATGGTTACATACCTAATGTAGTAGCACAAATGAAGGTTTCTGATGTTGCATCCACAAAGTTGATTGGGCAAAACTTGGCGGACCAATGTACCGTTAGGGAATTCGTTTTGCTTGCTGCGCAGAAAAGACGGGGAGATAGGCAGGCGTTAGATGTACAGGCAAATGACGAACTCACTGCTATTGTTCTTAATTTACCTAAAATGGCCGTAAGAAACTTAAGTGAAGGTGACCAGAGAACATGTGAAGTTGAAAAGCTTTCAATGGTGGACTTGAAAGTGCCTTCCCTTGACTTTTGCAGATTTTCTGAGAGTAGGGATGTTGAAGAGAGCGGGTGTTTTGCTGGAAGCGTGGACCCTTCCGGTCTTACAGTTGTACTTCCGGGTGGTGACCATGGAATACCTAGTAAAGGGGAACCTTCACCTTTAATAGAAAGATGGAGATCAGGTGGATCGTGTGACTGTGGGGGTTGGGATGTTGGTTGCAGAATAAAGGTTCTTAGCACTCAGTTTGGTGTGACGTCTGGTTCAGCTAAAGCCCAGTCGAGCACCAAAAAATTCCAGCTTTATTGCCAG GAACGAGGACTGGACGAAAGGCCAATTTTCAGCTTGTCACCGTTCAAGGATGGTATCTATTCAGTTGAATTTGACTCATCTGTCAAATTTCTACAAGCATTCTCCATATGTATTGCATATCTAAATGGTTTCCAGCCAGCTAAATTTTCTGAATTCGGGTATTTATCTGAGAATAAATCTTCGGAAGAGAGGACATTCTCAGAAACTGATGAGCCAAAGGTTTTCAACGGGGACCAACAAGAGTATCCTGCAAGCAACATCTACCATCCTCCTGTTTCACCTGTTGGGAGAGTCTAG
- the LOC113729588 gene encoding uncharacterized protein isoform X1, whose translation MEKIILWKGKKCLKVPFPCEIHQLANQISRAKLVNCEISGAKGSMECHLELNRNLRDQELLQVVYSQSSHQTCQSTKLGDRFKLDRNGNSSADFHPKIVRNLDNVSQKPRALHRKQRARSKADELVRYMSSLPSYLEAGENLQEKALNVGVLEWRRLEKWQYNHRQVAERSSKSSPSNSNASLFSSTEGSSSNSGRGHSCSPINQMMHRPSLDSNRNTSPNRVSSPSLGTKSFQRNGGKFQDLGASSSNYLKVSQSILSTHQCFSKYTENRGKECKTPDHDPVGISEKELQELEKHSSISNLNGKLKFHVHEHSKEKESLQIPCCKPNSVHDSMNGQPLVVLHQPKEVLEIRSAASLNQSDSTGKLAQGSIEASRHSFSDNSNSDVHELSSDIPRSCPLPREVITPRDAQIQQPCSAAESTTRFSSDLLPYSKVSASPSRSRNLERKKSSRTLDCSAEAPNLKMETEEDRKVRHPSPIRRLMGRIGRSSKDTPCALQRNLETDRICSKEAETSVSSVDSSCDKSNVTGKGRSSPLRRLIDPLLKPRASNLDHSFGSPQRDSSPIDRAGKLSKGRGESAARHSLKVRLDLGSCKTIDIDHPQDIGKCGSSTVQALLQVAVKNGLPLFTFAVDNSSEILAATMSKLGPGKKDANSWVYTFFTVHEMKKRNGSWLNQGSKDRAHGYIPNVVAQMKVSDVASTKLIGQNLADQCTVREFVLLAAQKRRGDRQALDVQANDELTAIVLNLPKMAVRNLSEGDQRTCEVEKLSMVDLKVPSLDFCRFSESRDVEESGCFAGSVDPSGLTVVLPGGDHGIPSKGEPSPLIERWRSGGSCDCGGWDVGCRIKVLSTQFGVTSGSAKAQSSTKKFQLYCQERGLDERPIFSLSPFKDGIYSVEFDSSVKFLQAFSICIAYLNGFQPAKFSEFGYLSENKSSEERTFSETDEPKVFNGDQQEYPASNIYHPPVSPVGRV comes from the exons GTACCATTTCCATGTGAGATCCATCAGCTGGCTAACCAAATTTCCAGAGCCAAGTTGGTTAATTGCGAGATATCTGGTGCCAAGGGCAGTATGGAATGTCATTTGGAGCTCAATAGAAACTTGAGGGACCAGGAACTCTTGCAGGTAGTCTACAGTCAATCATCACACCAAACATGCCAAAGTACAAAACTGGGAGATAGGTTCAAACTAGACAGGAATGGCAACTCTTCTGCAGATTTTCATCCTAAAATAGTGAGAAATTTGGACAATGTATCACAAAAGCCACGAGCACTTCACCGAAAGCAACGAGCTAGGAGTAAGGCAGATGAACTTGTTAGATACATGTCAAGTTTGCCAAGTTATTTGGAGGCAGGAGAAAACCTCCAGGAGAAAGCTTTGAATGTTGGGGTCCTTGAATGGCGCCGTCTAGAGAAGTGGCAGTATAACCACAGACAGGTTGCCGAACGAAGTTCCAAGTCTTCGCCATCCAACAGCAATGcctcattgttttcctcaacagAGGGATCATCCTCCAATTCTGGCAGAGGTCATAGCTGCTCTCCTATCAACCAGATGATGCACCGCCCTAGTCTGGATTCTAATCGAAACACATCTCCTAACAGAGTCTCCTCCCCCTCCCTAGGCACCAAATCCTTCCAGAGAAATGGTGGAAAGTTCCAAGATCTTGGAGCTAGCTCGAGTAACTACTTGAAAGTGTCACAGAGTATCCTCAGCACACATCAGTGTTTTAGCAAGTACACGGAGAACCGGGGTAAAGAGTGCAAAACCCCAGATCATGATCCGGTAGGTATTTCTGAGAAGGAGCTACAAGAACTAGAAAAGCATAGTTCCATCTCAAATTTGAATGGAAAACTGAAGTTCCATGTCCATGAACATTcgaaggaaaaggaaagcttgcaAATTCCTTGTTGTAAGCCTAATTCTGTTCATGACAGCATGAATGGACAGCCACTAGTGGTACTCCATCAGCCAAAAGAAGTACTAGAAATTAGATCTGCTGCATCGTTGAATCAATCTGATTCAACAGGAAAACTGGCCCAGGGATCAATCGAAGCTAGTCGACATAGCTTTTCTGATAATTCTAATTCTGATGTCCATGAGCTCTCTTCTGATATACCTCGCTCTTGTCCACTTCCTCGTGAAGTTATTACCCCAAGGGATGCGCAGATCCAACAACCCTGTTCCGCAGCTGAAAGCACTACGAGGTTTTCCTCTGACCTATTACCATATTCTAAAGTCTCAGCTAGTCCGAGCAGAAGTAGAAATCTGGAAAGGAAGAAGTCAAGCAGAACACTTGATTGTTCAGCTGAGGCACCAAACCTGAAAATGGAGACTGAAGAGGATAGGAAAGTCAGACATCCTTCCCCAATCCGCCGATTAATGGGTAGGATAGGCAGGAGCTCAAAAGACACACCATGTGCTCTACAGAGAAATCTTGAGACTGATAGAATTTGCTCCAAGGAGGCTGAAACCTCCGTTTCCTCAGTTGATTCATCTTGCGACAAATCAAATGTCACTGGAAAAGGAAGGTCCAGTCCTTTGAGAAGACTGATAGACCCATTACTTAAGCCCAGGGCCAGCAACCTTGACCACTCTTTTGGTTCACCACAGAGAGATTCCTCACCAATAGACAGGGCGGGTAAATTATCCAAGGGGCGAGGAGAGTCTGCTGCTCGACATTCTTTGAAAGTGAGGTTAGATCTTGGGAGCTGCAAAACAATTGACATTGATCATCCACAAGACATTGGAAAATGTGGCTCATCAACAGTACAAGCGCTTCTGCAGGTAGCAGTAAAGAATGGACTCCCTCTATTTACATTTGCAGTTGATAATAGTAGCGAAATTTTAGCAGCCACAATGAGTAAGCTAGGTCCTGGTAAAAAGGATGCTAACAGTTGGGTGTATACTTTCTTCACTGTTCATGAAATGAAGAAAAGGAATGGTAGTTGGTTAAACCAGGGAAGTAAAGATAGAGCTCATGGTTACATACCTAATGTAGTAGCACAAATGAAGGTTTCTGATGTTGCATCCACAAAGTTGATTGGGCAAAACTTGGCGGACCAATGTACCGTTAGGGAATTCGTTTTGCTTGCTGCGCAGAAAAGACGGGGAGATAGGCAGGCGTTAGATGTACAGGCAAATGACGAACTCACTGCTATTGTTCTTAATTTACCTAAAATGGCCGTAAGAAACTTAAGTGAAGGTGACCAGAGAACATGTGAAGTTGAAAAGCTTTCAATGGTGGACTTGAAAGTGCCTTCCCTTGACTTTTGCAGATTTTCTGAGAGTAGGGATGTTGAAGAGAGCGGGTGTTTTGCTGGAAGCGTGGACCCTTCCGGTCTTACAGTTGTACTTCCGGGTGGTGACCATGGAATACCTAGTAAAGGGGAACCTTCACCTTTAATAGAAAGATGGAGATCAGGTGGATCGTGTGACTGTGGGGGTTGGGATGTTGGTTGCAGAATAAAGGTTCTTAGCACTCAGTTTGGTGTGACGTCTGGTTCAGCTAAAGCCCAGTCGAGCACCAAAAAATTCCAGCTTTATTGCCAG GAACGAGGACTGGACGAAAGGCCAATTTTCAGCTTGTCACCGTTCAAGGATGGTATCTATTCAGTTGAATTTGACTCATCTGTCAAATTTCTACAAGCATTCTCCATATGTATTGCATATCTAAATGGTTTCCAGCCAGCTAAATTTTCTGAATTCGGGTATTTATCTGAGAATAAATCTTCGGAAGAGAGGACATTCTCAGAAACTGATGAGCCAAAGGTTTTCAACGGGGACCAACAAGAGTATCCTGCAAGCAACATCTACCATCCTCCTGTTTCACCTGTTGGGAGAGTCTAG